One Solanum pennellii chromosome 10, SPENNV200 genomic region harbors:
- the LOC107001716 gene encoding probable F-box protein At2g36090, with protein sequence MTSSLQNPPIPTTTTTVTADGGATGFSDLHPYIIEAHILTRLDGPTLASTSCSSSTLHRLSLENHLWSRVCHSTWPSTATPRISHVISTFPDAGHRTFFSQSFSLPSSENKQIHDVESVSLTSLRSTICIILSNFFSVCLFDRNRKQWSIQPTNSIANRSSSPPELISAVDIHYKNKAIFSNVQVSETTSSWFQSSPYRIDMIDPKEVISTPIKHPSDDDTCTDLIDHMTLSWILIDPIGRRSINLSSFKSVSVQRHWLTGEVQVRFTSILTVDQKRGHVQCEIVVTCCGSEVGEMQVREVSMGVEDMDGTHLNGRESLVILQKVLEGKRGNGANRGEIGRKRYKEFLEMRRERKEKKLRREGALDSLCVAFGISIFMAFWCFLFCSSR encoded by the coding sequence ATGACTTCCTCGCTCCAAAATCCACCAATCCCCACAACCACCACCACCGTCACGGCAGACGGCGGCGCAACCGGTTTTTCCGATTTGCATCCATATATCATCGAAGCTCATATACTCACTCGACTCGACGGACCAACTCTAGCTTCCACCAGCTGTTCCTCCTCCACTCTCCACCGCCTCTCCTTAGAAAACCACTTATGGTCACGTGTATGCCACTCCACTTGGCCGTCTACCGCCACTCCTCGTATCAGCCACGTCATCTCCACATTCCCCGACGCCGGTCACCGTACCTTCTTCTCTCAGTCCTTCTCTCTCCCTTCCTCTGAGAATAAGCAAATTCACGATGTAGAGTCAGTGAGTTTGACGTCTCTGAGATCTACAATATGTATAATCCTATCAAACTTTTTCTCTGTGTGTTTGTTTGATCGGAATCGGAAACAGTGGAGTATTCAACCAACAAATTCAATTGCAAACCGTTCGTCTTCACCGCCGGAATTAATATCGGCCGTCGATATACACTACAAAAACAAAGCGATTTTCAGTAACGTACAAGTGTCTGAAACGACGTCGAGTTGGTTTCAATCCTCGCCGTACAGAATCGACATGATAGATCCAAAGGAGGTGATTTCAACGCCTATCAAACACCCGAGCGACGACGACACTTGTACGGATCTGATTGATCACATGACGTTGAGTTGGATTTTGATTGATCCGATCGGCCGGCGATCGATAAACCTCTCCTCCTTCAAGTCCGTTTCCGTACAACGGCACTGGTTAACCGGCGAAGTGCAGGTACGTTTTACTTCAATCCTAACCGTTGATCAAAAGAGAGGTCACGTGCAGTGTGAGATAGTTGTCACGTGCTGTGGATCTGAGGTAGGAGAAATGCAGGTGAGGGAAGTGAGTATGGGAGTGGAGGATATGGATGGAACTCATTTGAATGGGAGGGAGAGTTTGGTAATTTTACAAAAGGTATTGGAGGGTAAAAGGGGAAATGGAGCTAATAGAGGTGAAATAGGGAGGAAGAGGTATAAAGAGTTTTTGGAAATGAGAAGGGAAAGGAAAGAGAAGAAGTTGAGGAGAGAAGGGGCATTAGATAGTTTATGTGTTGCATTTGGGATATCAATTTTTATGGCTTTTTGgtgttttctattttgttcGAGTAGGtaa
- the LOC107032429 gene encoding uncharacterized protein LOC107032429 produces MKLKVVWRKVSDYVRYDLKEIAFPSSLPDPPHFKKRRKLTLKERYLVLKEASRLYAASWVRDIGPELRPNDYKKKREIEGELDGGNGNGKEKEPSTLEDLAVAARGGMETLRPALQRVYMTRASAYKDALKSFIQGYQEGIQQTMEKTRDSKSSKDTDASNSKGLT; encoded by the exons ATGAAGTTGAAGGTAGTTTGGAGGAAAGTATCTGATTATGTTCGATATGATCTGAAAGAGATTGCTTTTCCTTCATCTTTACCGGACCCTCCTCACTTCAAAAAACGTAGGAAACTTACTTTGAAGGAGCGCTATCTT GTGCTTAAGGAAGCGTCTAGGCTTTATGCTGCAAGCTGGGTGAGGGACATTGGTCCTGAACTTCGACCCAATGATTACAAAAAGAAGCGTGAGATTGAAGGCGAGTTGGATGGAGGAAATGGTAATGGAAAAGAGAAGGAACCCTCAACTTTGGAGGATTTAG CTGTGGCTGCAAGAGGTGGAATGGAGACACTACGACCAGCACTGCAACGAGTTTACATGACAAGAGCTTCTGCATATAAAGATGCACTCAAAAGTTTCATACAAGGATATCAAGAAGGTATCCAACAAACAATGGAGAAAACTAGAGACTCGAAATCTTCCAAAGACACCGATGCATCCAATTCCAAAGGACTAACTTGA
- the LOC107002774 gene encoding B3 domain-containing protein At2g36080-like, with amino-acid sequence MSITHFSSQNYFFSEHYNFMEESLRNSSSPPKQNSNQLEEIEIPKEHLFEKPLTPSDVGKLNRLVIPKQNAEKYFPLNDSINDSGEKGFLLSFEDELGKLWKFRYSYWNSSQSYVLTKGWSRFVKEKKLDAGDVVLFERHRVDGERQFIGWRRKNGAAVAAASATTVAPPGCGGGWGQVHPFPSAAGVPYQTDFLHAGRGVMHNQLTTPNGNNTRRQVRLFGVNLECEVGDSSSWSESSTPDGSISSNHHQQSQEYYRSQAGQHYYQYQVHYSNPHANPPASSYNNNHHYNTDMDYSRDVNQMRYHQG; translated from the exons ATGTCCATAACCCATTTCTCTTCACAAAACTATTTTTTCAGTGAACACTACAATTTCATGGAAGAATCATTGAGAAATTCTTCGTCTCCTCCGAAGCAAAACAGCAATCAATTAGAAGAAATTGAAATCCCTAAAGAGCATTTGTTCGAGAAGCCATTAACGCCGAGTGACGTTGGGAAGCTCAATCGATTAGTTATCCCAAAACAAAACGCGGAGAAGTACTTTCCTCTTAATGATTCGATTAATGATTCAGGTGAAAAGGGATTTTTACTGAGTTTTGAAGATGAATTGGGGAAATTATGGAAGTTTCGTTATTCGTATTGGAATAGTAGCCAGAGCTATGTGTTGACTAAAGGATGGAGCCGTTtcgtgaaggagaagaaatTAGATGCCGGTGATGTTGTTTTGTTTGAGCGACATCGTGTTGACGGTGAACGGCAATTTATTGGATGGAGGAGGAAGAACGGTGCCGCAGTCGCTGCCGCTTCTGCAACCACCGTCGCTCCGCCGGGATGTGGCGGTGGGTGGGGGCAGGTACATCCGTTTCCGTCGGCGGCAGGTGTTCCGTACCAAACCGACTTTCTTCACGCAG GAAGAGGAGTAATGCACAACCAATTAACAACACCAAATGGGAATAACACAAGGAGGCAAGTAAGGTTGTTTGGTGTGAACCTAGAATGCGAGGTTGGTGACTCCTCTTCGTGGTCCGAGTCATCAACCCCAGATGGTTCAATATCATCGAACCATCATCAACAAAGTCAAGAGTACTATCGGTCACAAGCTGGTCAACACTATTACCAATACCAAGTCCATTATTCAAATCCTCATGCTAATCCTCCAGCTTCATCCTATAATAATAACCATCATTATAACACG GATATGGATTACTCAAGAGATGTCAACCAGATGAGATATCATCAGGGATAA